A stretch of Castanea sativa cultivar Marrone di Chiusa Pesio chromosome 2, ASM4071231v1 DNA encodes these proteins:
- the LOC142624605 gene encoding uncharacterized protein LOC142624605, whose translation MDCNKEEAVRAKGIALKKMESKEFVAARKVIIKAQHLYPDVDNISQMLMVCDVHIAAEQRIYGNEMNWYGILQIEPTADEATIKKQYRKFALQLHPDKNKFAGAEAAFKLIGEAQRVLLDRDKRAFHDMKRRAPVYKAAPPSRPTQKGSWTSNVGAHNNYRSNVTGSNPQQQKPPQPVPPGHSNVRPTFWTVCPFCSVRYQYYKEVVNRSLRCHSCQKPFIAYDMNVQGPPPTTNDSHAPPTTNSSHAPPAANMSKPVFPQKNDGACKVEVGCQGNVGKVGSGKMNGKKRKQVEESSESFSSKSSTESEEEDIAVDNDGNIQGGQKFESFRDQNIRRSSRHKQQVSYKENLSDDENTVNSRKKAKRSESSSATKEESRDASIKESSKMNKSSHLASNVKEDLKEVKQNENACFEESLPNGNLKAKLSGKETVADDNRKKTSEAYDNSASDSRSDATLNPEYFQYPDPDFSDFDKDREQECFAAGQIWAVYDTMEAMPRFYAQIKKVLSPGFKLRITWLEPDPDDEDEIKWFNVDLPTACGKFTKGNTENTEDRLMFSHLISWEKGSRRDSFKVYPRKGEIWGLFKNWDIKWYSDPDQHRKPEYEFVEILSEFARDVGIRVAYLVKVKGFASLFCRMVKEEMGTFLVPPVELFRFSHRVPSFKMTGEEREGVPKGSFELDPAALPLKIEEFAVPEDVAVEAGANASMHQADVKSSHFEPGESSNGNVMEDHSKPPASPSEAIEIPEPEFYDFDAEKSQEKFQIGQIWALYSDEDGLPKYYGIITKIDAGSVFKLHLTWLGSRQLPNNTIQWRDKGMPICCGNFKIKSQSQVYTTTTSFSHQVRSDPAGKRNEYAIFPRKGEVWALYKNWTAEIKCSELESCEYDIVEVVEEEDLHIRVLFLERVDGFNSVFKAQLKEGSEVIIGIPRIELLRFSHQLPAFRLTKEKSGTLRGFWELDPAALPVHYFS comes from the coding sequence ATGGATTGCAATAAAGAAGAGGCTGTCAGGGCCAAGGGGATTGCTTTGAAGAAGATGGAAAGCAAGGAATTTGTTGCGGCGCGTAAAGTTATTATCAAGGCCCAACATCTATATCCTGATGTGGATAATATTTCTCAGATGCTTATGGTTTGCGATGTGCATATTGCTGCCGAGCAGAGAATATATGGGAATGAGATGAACTGGTATGGTATCCTTCAGATTGAGCCGACAGCTGATGAGGCAACGATTAAGAAGCAGTACAGGAAGTTTGCTCTACAACTTCATCCTGATAAAAACAAGTTTGCAGGTGCCGAAGCTGCTTTTAAGCTGATTGGGGAAGCTCAAAGAGTGCTTTTAGACCGAGATAAACGTGCTTTTCATGACATGAAACGCAGAGCTCCTGTGTATAAAGCGGCACCACCAAGTCGGCCCACTCAAAAGGGCAGCTGGACCTCAAATGTTGGGGCTCATAATAACTATAGGAGCAATGTGACAGGCTCGAATCCTCAGCAACAGAAGCCGCCTCAGCCAGTTCCACCGGGTCACTCTAATGTCCGCCCAACTTTCTGGACTGTCTGTCCGTTTTGTTCAGTAAGGTACCAGTATTATAAAGAAGTTGTCAATAGATCTCTCCGTTGTCACAGTTGCCAGAAGCCATTCATTGCGTATGACATGAATGTGCAAGGTCCTCCACCAACTACCAACGACAGTCATGCGCCACCAACTACCAACAGCAGTCATGCACCACCAGCTGCCAACATGAGTAAGCCAGTGTTCCCCCAGAAGAACGATGGTGCTTGCAAAGTGGAGGTAGGATGTCAGGGGAATGTCGGTAAGGTTGGATCAGGAAAGATGAATGGTAAGAAGAGGAAGCAGGTAGAGGAATCCAGTGAGAGTTTTAGTTCTAAGAGCAGCACTGaatctgaagaagaagatatagcTGTAGACAATGATGGTAATATTCAGGGTGGACAGAAGTTTGAATCTTTTAGAGACCAAAACATCCGGAGATCTTCACGGCACAAGCAGCAGGTTTCTTACAAGGAAAACTTGAGTGATGATGAAAACACTGTAAACTCTCGAAAAAAAGCCAAGAGGAGCGAATCATCCTCTGCCACTAAAGAGGAGAGCAGAGATGCATCTATAAAAGAGTCAtctaaaatgaataaatcatCTCATTTAGCTTCTAATGTAAAAGAAGATCTGAAAGAGGTGAAACAGAATGAAAATGCTTGTTTTGAGGAGAGCTTACCGAATGGGAACTTGAAAGCAAAATTGAGTGGAAAAGAAACAGTGGCTGATGATAACCGTAAGAAAACTTCTGAAGCTTATGACAATTCTGCATCTGATTCAAGGTCTGACGCAACACTGAATCCTGAATATTTTCAATATCCTGATCCAGATTTCAGTGACTTTGACAAGGATAGGGAACAAGAGTGTTTTGCAGCAGGGCAGATCTGGGCTGTTTATGATACCATGGAAGCCATGCCTAGATTTTACGCACAGATTAAGAAAGTTCTCTCTCCCGGGTTTAAGCTGAGGATAACCTGGCTAGAGCCAGACCCAGATGATGAGGATGAAATCAAATGGTTCAATGTGGACTTGCCTACTGCTTGTGGTAAGTTTACAAAGGGGAACACGGAAAACACTGAAGATCGTCTTATGTTCTCTCATTTGATTTCTTGGGAGAAGGGCAGCCGTAGAGATAGTTTCAAGGTTTATCCAAGAAAGGGAGAAATTTGGGGACTCTTCAAGAACTGGGATATTAAATGGTACTCTGATCCAGACCAGCATCGTAAGCCTGAGTATGAATTTGTTGAAATCTTGTCAGAGTTTGCACGGGATGTGGGTATACGTGTTGCATACCTCGTTAAGGTGAAAGGCTTTGCAAGCCTCTTTTGTCGAATGGTTAAGGAAGAAATGGGCACATTTCTAGTTCCACCTGTAGAACTATTTAGGTTCTCACACAGGGTTCCATCCTTTAAAATGACTGGTGAGGAAAGAGAAGGTGTGCCGAAAGGATCTTTTGAACTAGACCCTGCAGCTTTACCCCTTAAAATTGAAGAGTTTGCTGTGCCTGAAGATGTGGCAGTGGAGGCTGGTGCAAATGCATCAATGCACCAGGCTGATGTAAAGAGCAGCCACTTTGAGCCTGGGGAAAGCAGTAATGGCAATGTTATGGAAGATCACAGTAAGCCTCCAGCTTCCCCCTCAGAAGCTATTGAAATTCCAGAACCTGAATTCTACGATTTTGATGCTGAAAAATCCCAGGAGAAGTTTCAGATTGGTCAGATTTGGGCATTGTACAGTGATGAGGATGGATTGCCAAAATATTATGGTATTATTACGAAAATTGATGCTGGCTCAGTTTTCAAATTGCACCTTACATGGCTTGGCTCCCGCCAGCTGCCAAACAACACTATCCAATGGCGTGATAAAGGCATGCCCATTTGTTGTGGAAATTTTAAGATTAAGAGTCAATCCCAGGTATATACTACTACCACTTCCTTTTCGCATCAGGTAAGATCTGATCCTGCTGGTAAGAGGAATGAGTATGCCATCTTTCCTAGGAAAGGTGAGGTATGGGCATTATATAAGAACTGGACTGCTGAAATCAAATGTTCTGAGTTGGAGAGCTGTGAATATGATATAGTAGAAGTTGTTGAGGAGGAGGATTTGCATATAAGAGTGTTGTTTTTGGAGCGAGTGGATGGTTTCAACTCAGTTTTCAAGGCCCAATTAAAAGAGGGATCAGAAGTAATCATTGGGATTCCTCGGATAGAGCTTCTTAGGTTCTCCCATCAATTACCTGCATTCCGACTGACAAAAGAGAAAAGTGGCACCCTGAGAGGCTTCTGGGAACTTGATCCTGCAGCATTGCCagttcattatttttcttga